In a single window of the Anaerocolumna cellulosilytica genome:
- a CDS encoding ABC transporter permease subunit — MNNETNNKKKKKSFLHLLFINMFGTGKQKLSMLEEEQMQGPIRNIVKNFKSNKISMTGLIVFILIFIGVIVGPFIFKLDLSYTETSQQNVAPGQSFLKVPKSLNGKAEQISVGPTFSIAVTDDGQLYMWGKTKISKTINLKYVPKQMGKIVRVSAGYDHILALNEEGKLFAWGSDRQRQCAIPSDVAGLTNIVDIVAGYQCSVVLTADGKSYFFGNSSNNDYLTAHPYQGQLTKVAITSDAVMGLTKDGQAVYLGSQKNSYNKVPEFKSKIIDIATTASTMAAVDDQGQVYVWGNVSERGEGRFPAFDEKITSLQGGRYHYAALTENGNVYAWGYDNYNQATVPDKVTDADIKAVYTGFYQNYAITEDGSVLPWGLKGYILGSDELGRDILNRIVNGGRMSMTIGAISVVISTFIGVIIGSLSGFFGGKVDMVLQRVVEIVSALPFLPFAMILSALLGNSLTSTQRIYLMMVVLGVLQWPSLSRLVRAQVLAAREMEFVTAAKAVGIKSMTIVFKHILPNVISVIIVSATLDFATCMLIEATLSYLGFGVPAPQPTWGNMLYGSNNSIVIQNFWWRWVFTSIILGICVICINLTGDGLRDAIDPKSQER, encoded by the coding sequence ATGAATAATGAAACTAATAATAAGAAAAAGAAAAAAAGCTTCCTTCACCTTCTATTTATTAATATGTTTGGTACTGGAAAGCAGAAACTTTCAATGTTAGAAGAGGAACAGATGCAAGGTCCTATCAGAAACATTGTTAAGAATTTTAAGAGTAACAAGATTTCAATGACAGGATTAATCGTTTTTATACTTATTTTTATCGGAGTTATAGTAGGGCCGTTCATATTCAAATTGGACTTATCTTATACAGAAACCAGCCAGCAAAACGTTGCACCTGGTCAGAGTTTTCTGAAAGTGCCTAAATCATTAAACGGTAAAGCAGAACAAATTTCTGTGGGACCGACTTTCAGTATTGCTGTTACGGATGACGGGCAGTTATATATGTGGGGAAAAACCAAAATAAGCAAAACCATCAATCTGAAATATGTGCCAAAGCAAATGGGCAAAATAGTAAGGGTTTCTGCCGGATATGATCATATCTTGGCTTTAAATGAAGAAGGAAAGTTATTTGCCTGGGGCAGTGACAGACAGAGACAGTGTGCCATACCAAGTGATGTTGCAGGCTTGACTAATATTGTGGATATTGTTGCAGGATATCAGTGTTCTGTTGTACTAACAGCAGATGGTAAAAGTTATTTCTTTGGTAACTCCAGCAATAATGATTACTTAACAGCCCATCCTTATCAGGGGCAGTTAACAAAAGTTGCGATAACCTCGGATGCTGTTATGGGACTAACAAAGGATGGTCAGGCAGTTTATCTTGGATCACAAAAAAATAGTTATAACAAAGTTCCAGAATTTAAGAGTAAAATTATAGATATTGCTACAACAGCTTCCACAATGGCAGCAGTGGATGATCAGGGACAGGTTTATGTCTGGGGTAATGTATCTGAACGTGGTGAAGGCAGATTCCCAGCTTTTGATGAGAAGATTACCTCATTACAGGGAGGCAGATACCACTATGCTGCCTTAACTGAGAATGGAAATGTGTATGCTTGGGGATATGATAATTATAATCAGGCAACAGTACCGGATAAAGTTACAGATGCAGATATAAAAGCTGTTTATACCGGATTCTATCAGAATTATGCTATTACAGAAGATGGAAGTGTATTACCTTGGGGGTTAAAAGGTTATATTCTTGGTTCTGATGAATTAGGAAGAGATATCTTAAATAGAATTGTAAACGGTGGTCGTATGTCTATGACTATCGGAGCGATTTCGGTAGTTATATCCACCTTTATAGGTGTTATAATAGGTAGCTTATCCGGTTTCTTTGGAGGAAAAGTGGATATGGTACTGCAGAGGGTTGTTGAGATAGTATCAGCACTTCCATTCTTGCCATTTGCCATGATATTGTCAGCGTTATTAGGCAATTCCCTAACCTCCACCCAGCGAATCTATCTTATGATGGTAGTACTTGGTGTTCTCCAATGGCCGAGTCTTTCCAGATTAGTACGTGCTCAGGTTTTAGCAGCACGTGAAATGGAATTTGTTACTGCCGCAAAAGCAGTTGGCATTAAATCGATGACGATTGTATTTAAACATATATTACCGAATGTAATATCTGTTATCATTGTATCTGCAACCTTAGATTTTGCAACCTGTATGCTTATAGAGGCTACCTTATCGTATTTAGGCTTCGGTGTACCGGCTCCTCAGCCAACCTGGGGTAATATGCTGTATGGAAGTAACAACAGTATTGTTATTCAAAATTTCTGGTGGAGATGGGTATTTACCTCAATAATTTTAGGTATTTGTGTAATCTGTATTAACTTAACCGGTGACGGTCTGCGTGATGCAATCGATCCGAAATCTCAGGAACGTTAG
- a CDS encoding ABC transporter permease: MIKYISKRIMFMVFVFFIMSLVMFFLYNLIPGDPARAELEPIKNTLTLEEYQRRYESLRAQMGLDDPTIVKYGKWIGGVLQGDLGNSIRYKKPVIDLVKEPMKNTIFINIFAMMLALGITIPLGIICAVKRNSLFDNSVQVGTIVGYSLPPFIIALISIFLFAVTLGWFPVSGMNTPNFKGTGLAFFVDRMYHLALPLFVMTLSSLGGMTRYVRAAMIESLRMDYIRTARAKGLREKVVIYSHAWRNALLPVITLIIGWFINIFAGSLVVEEMFSLNGMGSFYMDALRNQDYNIALAVQMFYMIVALVGNLVIDLSYGLVDPRVRVNR, translated from the coding sequence ATGATAAAATATATTTCTAAAAGAATAATGTTCATGGTATTTGTATTTTTTATCATGTCACTTGTTATGTTCTTTCTTTATAATTTGATACCCGGGGATCCTGCAAGGGCAGAATTAGAACCCATCAAAAATACGTTAACTTTAGAAGAATATCAACGTAGATACGAAAGTTTAAGAGCACAGATGGGGTTGGATGATCCTACAATTGTGAAATATGGAAAATGGATTGGCGGAGTTTTACAAGGCGATTTAGGTAATTCTATCCGTTATAAAAAACCTGTTATAGATTTAGTTAAAGAGCCTATGAAAAATACAATATTTATTAACATATTTGCTATGATGCTGGCTTTGGGTATTACCATACCTTTAGGCATTATTTGTGCTGTTAAGAGAAATTCTTTATTTGACAATTCTGTGCAGGTTGGTACGATTGTGGGGTATAGTCTGCCACCATTTATTATTGCATTGATTAGTATATTTTTGTTCGCTGTTACTTTAGGCTGGTTTCCTGTTAGTGGTATGAACACACCCAATTTTAAAGGAACCGGGTTGGCATTTTTTGTAGACAGAATGTATCATTTGGCATTGCCTTTGTTTGTAATGACCCTTAGCTCCTTGGGTGGTATGACCAGATATGTTCGTGCCGCTATGATTGAATCTTTAAGAATGGATTATATCCGTACGGCAAGGGCGAAAGGACTTAGGGAAAAAGTAGTTATCTACTCTCATGCATGGAGAAATGCCCTTCTTCCAGTTATTACATTAATTATTGGTTGGTTTATTAATATTTTCGCCGGTTCCTTAGTAGTGGAAGAAATGTTTAGTTTAAATGGTATGGGTTCCTTCTACATGGATGCACTTCGTAATCAGGATTACAACATAGCATTAGCGGTACAGATGTTTTATATGATAGTAGCTTTAGTTGGTAATCTGGTAATCGACTTAAGTTATGGTTTAGTTGACCCTCGTGTCAGAGTGAATCGATAG
- a CDS encoding ABC transporter substrate-binding protein: MLKKLLSVLLVAVMMISIVGCSNGNDTGVSTEEPTTVPVEGTDPTTTPEAEAGAPAEPTGQIIIGSTTELGGDFVPYFQNGAADYDVFQLISGQMTNATSSLTTGGEFVVNTAVVEEPKVDANEDGSKTYTWTLKDGQVWNDGSAVTAADYVATILLWSSKVVGDMGGKNNAGQYFTGYKEFAAGESKEFIGVRLLDEKNFAVTIAKENLPYFYELDLASTYPTKLSFWTDDTVTVVDDGKGAYISDNFTKEAYESKINDARTAVPRITAGPYNLTSYDESSKTAVLDVNPLFKGNYEGQTAKIQTIIYKKVTTETALDELRTGSVDILNAMASGDEINAGLDLVDAGGFSYTSYDRNGYGKLAFVCDFGPTQFVEVRQAIAHLLDRNDFAKAFTGGFGSVVNGPYGTAMWMVQESPELATNLNSYAYSLEDAIKLLEDGGWVYDKDGKDYTSGVRYKKLEDGTLMPLIIEWASSEANAVSELLVVKLQENPDLAAAGIQINQTVMTFTELLNYLYRDGSIDAKYGVPTYSMYNLATGFTPVYDQAQYYTTDPKQIEAGYNNNYIVDEDLYQTAKKMVLVDPSDRDGYRKNFVSFVEKWNELLPDLPLYSNVYHDFYNAKLQNYNPNSIWDLTEALIYSYVQE; the protein is encoded by the coding sequence ATGTTAAAAAAGTTACTTTCAGTTTTACTAGTAGCTGTGATGATGATTTCTATCGTTGGTTGCAGTAATGGAAATGACACAGGTGTATCTACAGAAGAACCTACTACAGTGCCTGTTGAAGGAACTGATCCTACAACAACACCTGAAGCGGAAGCAGGAGCTCCTGCAGAACCAACAGGACAGATTATTATCGGTAGCACAACTGAATTAGGCGGGGATTTCGTTCCTTATTTTCAGAACGGTGCAGCTGACTATGATGTATTCCAGTTAATCAGTGGACAGATGACAAATGCGACTTCCAGTCTTACAACAGGTGGTGAATTTGTTGTTAATACTGCTGTTGTTGAAGAACCTAAAGTTGATGCTAATGAAGATGGTTCTAAGACCTATACATGGACTTTAAAAGATGGTCAGGTATGGAATGATGGTTCAGCTGTTACAGCAGCTGATTATGTTGCAACCATTTTATTATGGTCTTCTAAAGTAGTAGGAGATATGGGCGGAAAAAATAACGCTGGACAGTACTTTACTGGCTACAAGGAATTTGCAGCCGGAGAATCAAAAGAATTTATCGGTGTTCGCTTGCTTGACGAAAAGAACTTTGCAGTTACAATTGCAAAGGAAAATCTTCCTTACTTTTATGAATTAGATTTAGCTAGTACGTATCCAACTAAGCTTTCTTTCTGGACAGATGATACTGTAACAGTGGTAGATGATGGTAAAGGTGCTTATATTTCTGATAACTTTACGAAAGAAGCTTATGAAAGCAAAATCAATGATGCCAGAACTGCAGTTCCTCGTATTACAGCAGGACCTTATAATTTAACAAGCTATGATGAATCTTCTAAAACAGCTGTTTTAGATGTAAATCCTTTATTCAAAGGAAATTACGAAGGACAGACTGCAAAGATTCAGACAATTATCTATAAAAAAGTTACTACTGAAACAGCTTTAGATGAATTAAGAACTGGTTCTGTAGATATATTAAATGCTATGGCAAGCGGTGACGAAATCAATGCCGGTCTTGATTTAGTAGATGCTGGTGGATTTTCTTATACTTCTTATGATCGTAACGGATATGGTAAATTAGCATTTGTTTGTGACTTCGGACCTACACAGTTTGTTGAAGTTCGTCAGGCTATTGCTCACTTATTAGACCGTAATGATTTTGCGAAAGCTTTCACAGGCGGTTTTGGTTCTGTTGTTAACGGACCTTATGGAACAGCAATGTGGATGGTTCAGGAATCTCCTGAATTAGCAACAAACTTAAACTCTTATGCATATAGCTTAGAAGATGCTATCAAGTTATTAGAAGATGGCGGCTGGGTATATGACAAAGACGGAAAAGATTATACTTCCGGTGTTCGTTACAAGAAATTAGAAGATGGTACTTTAATGCCTCTTATCATTGAATGGGCTTCCTCAGAAGCAAATGCTGTATCTGAACTTTTAGTTGTTAAACTACAGGAAAATCCCGATCTTGCAGCAGCAGGTATCCAGATTAACCAGACAGTAATGACCTTTACTGAATTATTAAACTACTTATATCGTGATGGTTCCATCGATGCTAAATATGGAGTACCTACTTACAGTATGTACAACTTAGCTACAGGCTTTACTCCTGTTTACGATCAGGCACAATATTATACAACAGATCCGAAACAGATTGAAGCTGGATATAATAACAACTACATTGTAGATGAAGATTTATATCAGACAGCTAAGAAAATGGTATTAGTTGATCCTTCAGACAGAGATGGATATAGAAAAAACTTTGTATCTTTCGTTGAAAAATGGAATGAATTATTACCAGACCTACCACTTTACTCTAATGTCTATCATGACTTCTACAACGCAAAACTTCAAAACTATAATCCTAACAGTATTTGGGATTTAACAGAAGCACTTATTTATTCTTACGTACAGGAATAG
- a CDS encoding YmaF family protein, translated as MDNPFNNLNSPHKGCDCNHNKQKHVHEVLGSVEIAEPQENPHNHRFATVSGEAIPYGCDHFHEVKFRTDFYEEHFHEFCGRTSGAIPVGGGRHVHFLESVTSVNDGHKHKFRVATLIEDPISERC; from the coding sequence ATGGATAATCCGTTTAATAATTTAAACTCCCCTCATAAAGGGTGTGATTGCAACCATAATAAGCAAAAGCATGTTCATGAAGTGCTTGGAAGCGTTGAAATAGCCGAACCTCAAGAAAATCCACATAACCACAGATTTGCTACTGTATCAGGAGAAGCAATTCCTTATGGCTGCGACCATTTTCATGAGGTCAAATTTAGAACTGATTTCTATGAAGAACATTTTCATGAATTCTGCGGAAGAACTTCGGGTGCTATTCCAGTTGGTGGTGGAAGACACGTGCACTTCCTGGAATCAGTAACTTCTGTTAATGATGGTCACAAGCATAAATTCAGAGTAGCCACCTTAATCGAAGATCCTATTAGCGAACGCTGTTAG
- a CDS encoding DegV family protein: MKDFVITADSNCDLLPEYIKEKAIGIIPHYYDINGVTYGDELNLTPKEFYDKMRAGVMPTTMASNPAVIRETFQSYLDKGLDVLHISFSSALSGGHSNVAAGARELCEENQEAKIVVLDSLNVSLGEGLVVMKAVQLKEAGMGIDEVAAWIEENKLKFCVQFTVDDLFHLQRGGRVSKMTAIVGSMINVKPILVVNKDGALVPGGTVRGRKKSLSTIVNRMETQMGNHKNGNNPICIVHGDAAEDAAYIAELIKERLHINNIMINTISPSIGAHSGPGAIGICYLGEER; this comes from the coding sequence ATGAAGGATTTTGTCATTACAGCAGATTCAAACTGTGATTTATTACCGGAATATATAAAAGAGAAAGCCATAGGTATTATACCGCATTATTACGATATTAATGGAGTAACTTATGGTGATGAGTTAAATTTAACACCAAAGGAATTTTATGATAAAATGAGGGCAGGTGTAATGCCGACCACTATGGCAAGCAATCCTGCTGTTATACGGGAAACCTTTCAGTCTTATTTAGACAAAGGATTAGATGTATTGCATATTAGTTTTTCCTCAGCTTTAAGCGGTGGACATAGCAATGTGGCTGCGGGAGCAAGGGAATTGTGTGAAGAAAATCAGGAGGCAAAAATCGTTGTTTTAGACTCTTTAAATGTTTCTTTAGGTGAAGGCTTAGTAGTTATGAAGGCTGTTCAGCTAAAGGAAGCAGGCATGGGGATTGATGAAGTTGCTGCTTGGATTGAGGAGAATAAATTGAAATTTTGTGTCCAGTTTACAGTGGACGATTTGTTTCATTTGCAAAGAGGGGGAAGGGTGTCAAAGATGACAGCCATAGTTGGCAGTATGATTAATGTAAAGCCAATATTAGTGGTGAATAAGGATGGTGCATTAGTTCCGGGAGGAACAGTCAGAGGACGTAAAAAGTCCTTGTCAACGATTGTAAATCGTATGGAGACCCAGATGGGTAACCATAAGAACGGAAATAACCCAATATGTATTGTTCATGGTGATGCTGCTGAGGACGCTGCCTATATTGCAGAGTTAATTAAAGAAAGATTACACATAAATAATATTATGATCAATACGATCAGTCCAAGCATAGGAGCCCATTCCGGACCAGGAGCTATTGGTATTTGTTACTTAGGAGAAGAAAGATAG
- a CDS encoding recombinase family protein, translating into MNIAIYSRKSKYSEKGDSIDNQIQYCKDYVKMHLKQITEPNFIIYEDEGFSAATTIRPSYQKLLEDIKVKKIQVLICYRLDRINRNVSDFSKTLELLEECNISFISATENFDTSTPMGKAMIYIASVFAQLERETTAERVRDNMLALSRTGRWLGGLSPLGYQSESILYMDESLKERQLYQLVPIEKELNKVLLIFLKYKETQSLSQLETYCLTNHIKTQKNCDFTKNSLSLLLQNPTYCIADKEAYDYFSGLNCIIPFSISDFNGQNGILCYNRTKHLAGNRQKKRPAKEWIVAIGKHRGIITGKDFAFTQNLLKQNRTKGSPRKDTSQIALFSGLITCSCCGSRLRIKNIRRTKDKVTYSYVCEMKVLSKGARCQNKNLPGASFDEKLLTLIRNILLYLNITDTAIDLLLEKEYLIKSEAETAVFQINTLNQELTAINDEISNLLKQLSQNSSPLLAKYILPQLDKLDGKKKQSEERLHNLTIGITKADTQSPDVLKTYTTLTSVETLLACHDVKNLRALAELFIKSIYWDGQSASIKLNLPSYEHFCIDS; encoded by the coding sequence ATGAATATAGCAATCTACAGCCGGAAATCAAAGTATTCAGAAAAAGGTGATTCTATTGATAATCAAATACAATACTGTAAGGATTATGTAAAAATGCACTTAAAGCAAATTACCGAACCAAATTTTATAATATATGAAGACGAGGGCTTTTCTGCTGCCACTACCATACGACCCAGTTACCAAAAACTATTAGAAGATATAAAAGTCAAAAAGATTCAGGTTTTAATATGCTATCGCCTAGACCGTATTAACCGTAACGTATCTGATTTTTCAAAAACCTTAGAACTGTTAGAAGAATGCAACATATCTTTCATTTCAGCTACTGAAAATTTTGATACTTCGACTCCTATGGGCAAAGCCATGATATACATAGCTTCTGTTTTTGCTCAATTAGAAAGAGAAACCACCGCCGAAAGAGTAAGAGACAACATGCTTGCCCTATCAAGAACCGGCAGGTGGTTAGGAGGTCTCTCACCGCTTGGATATCAATCCGAATCCATTTTATATATGGACGAATCTTTAAAAGAACGCCAGCTTTATCAATTGGTTCCAATTGAAAAGGAGCTTAATAAAGTGCTTCTAATTTTTTTAAAATATAAAGAGACACAGAGCCTTTCCCAATTAGAGACTTATTGTCTAACCAATCACATTAAAACGCAGAAAAATTGTGACTTTACAAAAAACTCCTTATCTCTCTTATTACAAAATCCTACCTATTGCATTGCAGACAAAGAGGCTTATGACTATTTTTCAGGTCTTAACTGTATTATTCCCTTCTCTATAAGCGATTTTAACGGACAAAATGGAATTTTATGCTACAACCGTACAAAGCATCTGGCTGGAAACCGTCAAAAAAAACGACCTGCTAAGGAATGGATTGTTGCCATTGGGAAGCACCGGGGTATTATAACCGGTAAGGACTTTGCCTTCACTCAAAATTTATTAAAACAAAATAGGACAAAAGGATCGCCTCGTAAAGATACTTCACAAATTGCTTTGTTTTCTGGATTAATCACATGCAGCTGCTGCGGCTCCAGGCTAAGGATTAAAAATATCCGACGAACTAAAGATAAAGTTACTTATTCTTATGTCTGTGAGATGAAAGTTCTATCAAAAGGCGCGCGGTGCCAGAACAAAAATCTACCCGGTGCTTCTTTTGATGAAAAACTTCTTACATTAATAAGAAATATCCTTCTGTATCTTAATATAACAGATACCGCCATTGATTTATTACTGGAAAAAGAATATCTTATTAAGAGTGAAGCTGAAACTGCTGTTTTTCAAATCAACACCTTAAATCAGGAACTGACAGCTATTAATGATGAAATCTCTAATCTTCTTAAACAACTAAGTCAAAACAGTTCTCCCCTACTGGCAAAATACATCCTTCCACAGTTAGATAAGCTGGATGGGAAAAAAAAGCAATCCGAGGAGCGATTACATAACCTGACAATAGGTATTACAAAAGCTGATACACAATCTCCGGATGTACTGAAAACCTATACTACGTTAACTTCTGTGGAAACGCTGTTAGCTTGTCATGATGTCAAAAATCTTCGAGCGTTGGCTGAACTTTTTATTAAATCCATATATTGGGATGGTCAATCAGCAAGCATTAAACTTAATCTCCCCTCCTATGAGCATTTCTGTATTGATAGCTGA
- a CDS encoding sulfonate/nitrate/taurine transporter ATP-binding protein produces MADRIIVLSNRPGTVKSIIDVNLSVEDKTPFKARSAPEFKDYFNLIWKELSHYENN; encoded by the coding sequence ATGGCTGACCGTATTATAGTTCTTTCAAACCGTCCCGGAACTGTAAAAAGTATTATTGATGTCAATTTATCTGTTGAAGATAAAACTCCCTTTAAAGCCAGAAGCGCTCCTGAATTTAAGGATTATTTTAATCTAATCTGGAAGGAGTTAAGTCATTATGAAAACAACTAA
- a CDS encoding ABC transporter permease, with protein MKTTKKKLLSQTQLSISPSHEAYIREHLKNIQRIRFFQVIIIVGFIALWEVSTRVGLVDSFIFSSPSRVSRTFFEMARDGSIFYHIGVTLLETFLSFTLVIVLGIALAILLWWNHNLAKILEPYLVVLNSLPKSALAPVFIVWLGNNIKTIIVAAVSVAVFSTVITLYTAFIGVEEDKVKLIRTLGGSKKDILLKVVIPSNIPSMISIMKVNIGLSLVGVIIGEFLAAKAGLGYLIIYGSQVFKLDWVIMSIVILCILATALYQLLSYFEKRYK; from the coding sequence ATGAAAACAACTAAAAAAAAATTACTCAGCCAGACTCAGTTATCTATTTCTCCTTCTCATGAAGCTTACATCAGAGAACATCTGAAAAATATACAAAGAATCCGATTTTTTCAAGTTATTATTATCGTTGGTTTCATTGCCCTCTGGGAAGTATCAACCCGTGTGGGGCTGGTTGATTCTTTTATCTTCAGCAGTCCCTCACGGGTGAGCAGAACTTTTTTTGAAATGGCAAGAGACGGCAGTATCTTCTATCACATTGGTGTTACCTTGCTGGAAACTTTCCTTAGTTTTACTCTGGTTATCGTATTAGGTATTGCTCTTGCAATTCTTCTTTGGTGGAATCATAATCTAGCAAAAATCTTAGAACCCTACCTAGTTGTATTAAACAGTCTTCCCAAATCAGCTCTTGCCCCGGTTTTTATCGTGTGGCTAGGTAACAACATTAAGACAATAATAGTTGCAGCTGTCTCTGTTGCAGTATTTAGTACAGTTATAACTTTATATACAGCTTTTATAGGTGTTGAAGAAGATAAAGTCAAATTAATCCGTACCTTAGGAGGCAGTAAAAAAGACATCCTGCTAAAGGTGGTAATCCCCAGTAATATACCTTCTATGATAAGTATCATGAAAGTAAATATCGGTTTGTCCCTGGTTGGTGTTATTATAGGAGAATTTTTAGCCGCAAAAGCAGGACTTGGTTATCTCATTATCTATGGAAGCCAGGTTTTTAAACTAGATTGGGTTATTATGTCCATAGTTATCCTGTGTATATTAGCTACTGCCCTCTACCAGCTTTTATCATATTTTGAAAAAAGATATAAGTAA
- a CDS encoding DegV family protein: protein MAYRIIIDSCTDLTEEMRQDKHLQLVPLTLQVDDTLIIDDTTFNQKEFLRLVDASPNSPKSACPSPEAYMELYGGEEDIYVVTLSDKLSGSYNSAELGKKLYLEEYPAKNILVINSCSASVGQTLITRKIKEYVEAGKKFQEVTQLIQNYRDTLSTKFVLENLDTLRKNGRLNGIQAILTSVLNIKPIMVGNDDGSIRKLDQARGIQKALLLMAKHIEKDVSEPEKRTLGIAHCNNYERALFVKEEVLKKVPFKDVVIVETAGVSTMYAGDGGIVVSY, encoded by the coding sequence ATGGCATACCGAATTATAATAGACAGTTGCACGGACTTAACAGAAGAAATGAGACAGGATAAGCATTTACAGTTAGTTCCTTTAACTTTACAAGTTGATGATACATTAATCATAGACGATACTACTTTTAACCAAAAAGAATTTTTAAGACTGGTTGATGCCAGCCCCAACAGTCCGAAATCTGCTTGTCCTTCTCCTGAGGCATATATGGAATTATATGGGGGAGAAGAGGATATCTATGTAGTTACTTTATCTGATAAACTAAGCGGATCTTATAATAGTGCTGAACTTGGCAAAAAGCTGTATCTTGAAGAGTATCCTGCTAAAAATATTCTGGTAATAAATTCCTGTTCTGCTTCGGTTGGACAGACATTGATTACGAGGAAAATAAAGGAATATGTAGAGGCAGGTAAAAAATTTCAGGAAGTTACACAACTCATACAAAATTATCGGGATACGTTAAGTACGAAGTTTGTACTTGAGAATCTGGATACCCTTAGAAAAAACGGTAGATTAAATGGTATACAGGCAATCCTTACCAGTGTCTTAAATATTAAGCCAATTATGGTTGGTAATGACGATGGAAGTATTCGCAAGCTTGATCAGGCAAGGGGAATACAGAAAGCCTTGCTGCTTATGGCAAAACATATAGAAAAAGATGTGAGTGAACCGGAAAAGAGAACGCTTGGAATCGCACACTGCAACAACTATGAAAGGGCACTTTTTGTAAAAGAAGAAGTGTTAAAGAAAGTTCCTTTTAAAGATGTAGTTATTGTGGAAACAGCAGGGGTAAGTACTATGTATGCAGGTGACGGCGGAATCGTTGTAAGTTATTAA